From one Pan troglodytes isolate AG18354 chromosome 13, NHGRI_mPanTro3-v2.0_pri, whole genome shotgun sequence genomic stretch:
- the RPL37A gene encoding large ribosomal subunit protein eL43, with translation MAKRTKKVGIVGKYGTRYGASLRKMVKKIEISQHAKYTCSFCGKTKMKRRAVGIWHCGSCMKTVAGGAWTYNTTSAVTVKSAIRRLKELKDQ, from the exons ATG GCCAAACGTACCAAGAAAGTCGGGATCGTCGGTAAATACGGGACCCGCTATGGGGCCTCCCTCCGGAAAATGgtgaagaaaattgaaatcagCCAGCACGCCAAGTACACTTGCTCTTTCTGTGGCAAA ACCAAGATGAAGAGACGAGCTGTGGGGATCTGGCACTGTGGTTCCTGCATGAAGACAGTGGCTGGCGGTGCCTGGACGTACAA TACCACTTCCGCTGTCACGGTAAAGTCCGCCATCAGAAGACTGAAGGAGTTGAAAGACCAGTAG